A genome region from Plasmodium vivax chromosome 11, whole genome shotgun sequence includes the following:
- a CDS encoding RNA binding protein, putative (encoded by transcript PVX_113420A), translating to MIKQKRSYTRINNEGEMSNHSDEEGAFKRPRNKSASSNRSFGSYNDEENEKDERMSYSASGTTTEMRIPYCLLLPNRAIGFVIGKSGNNVREIEKACGAVIKCQKEFDVSVYPPPSEKILTIFGKKENKKKALELVLGKSKTVMDFHEEDGKESIVIIVPTRSIPIIIGQKGSKIASLSEKSACEINVHKDDVPGIKDKAIFIKSKKIGKIIDCIGIIYDLLEDIVDNGILSLSEFPGVPKSGAVISSLGGGGAMGDGPGGMGGDDPMRGSGQMNNMAGNHMGGGGGGPSNHFHPGAHNHFNHGAKYNMKKNDNSNSFEHMSGDDYDNFSVPKERNLLLHKYGKEVSACVIRFVLDVETTAWIIGKAGCHIKEIRTITGAGAVIVDAPDNIENVKTCDRILTLSGSAENKFNALKLIVRQMEEREKNINHPMRMLVPGKAASFLIGRKGSIIKYITEMSGSQIQVAKNKESENEKLVLISGSPDSKILASILVLQKLEEYENPAIVREGLLIPLNDVFFSLGANKYAGVKKGTHSNHGGSSNNGSSANHHNNSYSYGNSYGNGGGGNHSKPMHNHHQSNAHSDRYFSPNSMPNSHYGRGSSPHGVNGGGYGGGGSHPDHHRANHHYPNGHDDGSHSPANNSYPYDDHAMQSHSSNHHGDVSNHPADLSNHHGDMSNHHANLSNHHANLSNHHNSLKNPNDMKDKVEKMFLQQFYKSFPISSLPKILSITQPYTIELNMPDVYLETFDSQNKNGKSLIEEIIEKSGCNISICTDSNDSSSYTFILSITGSPLANSIAILMIQAKIFQFDWF from the coding sequence ATGATAAAGCAAAAGAGGTCGTACACGCGCATCAACAACGAAGGCGAAATGAGCAACCACAGCGATGAGGAAGGCGCATTTAAAAGGCCCCGAAATAAAAGTGCCAGCAGCAATAGGTCCTTCGGAAGTTACAACGatgaggaaaacgaaaaggatgaAAGAATGAGTTACTCTGCTAGTGGCACAACCACAGAAATGAGAATCCCCTACTGTCTCCTCCTACCCAATAGGGCCATCGGCTTTGTCATTGGTAAGTCAGGAAACAATGTACGTGAAATTGAAAAGGCCTGCGGAGCGGTTATAAAATGCCAAAAGGAATTTGACGTCTCAGTGTATCCACCTCCATCGGAAAAAATTCTAACCatctttggaaaaaaggaaaataaaaaaaaggcattagAACTCGTTCTAGGTAAATCCAAAACGGTCATGGATTTCCATGAAGAGGATGGGAAAGAGTCCATCGTTATCATCGTACCTACTAGATCTATCCCCATCATCATCGGACAGAAGGGCTCCAAAATTGCCTCCCTCTCTGAAAAATCAGCTTGcgaaataaatgtacataaggATGACGTTCCAGGCATTAAGGATAAGGCTATTTTCATtaagtcaaaaaaaattggaaaaattatCGACTGCATAGGCATCATTTATGATTTGCTGGAGGATATCGTTGATAATGGTATTCTTTCCTTGTCTGAGTTTCCTGGGGTTCCCAAAAGTGGCGCTGTGATTTCTTCCCTGGGTGGTGGCGGTGCGATGGGGGATGGCCCAGGCGGCATGGGTGGCGACGACCCGATGAGGGGCAGCGGCCAGATGAACAACATGGCGGGTAACCACATGGGTGGCGGTGGGGGTGGCCCCAGTAACCACTTCCACCCAGGCGCACACAACCACTTTAACCACGGCGCGAAAtataacatgaaaaaaaatgataacagTAACTCCTTTGAGCATATGAGCGGAGACGATTACGACAATTTCTCAGTTCCAAAGGAGAGGAATTTGTTACTACACAAATACGGAAAGGAAGTGAGTGCCTGCGTGATTCGCTTCGTCCTTGACGTAGAGACCACCGCGTGGATAATCGGCAAGGCGGGGTGCCACATAAAGGAAATAAGAACCATAACAGGAGCAGGTGCAGTTATAGTAGACGCCCCAGAtaatatagaaaatgtaaaaacgtGTGATCGAATTTTAACCCTTTCCGGATCGgctgaaaataaatttaatgcCCTCAAATTAATCGTCAGACAAATggaagaaagggaaaaaaatatcaaccACCCTATGCGTATGCTAGTCCCTGGAAAGGCAGCTAGCTTCCTTATCGGTAGGAAGGGCTCCATTATAAAGTACATCACGGAGATGTCCGGTTCGCAAATACAAGTggcgaaaaataaagagagtgaaaatgaaaagctagTCCTGATTAGCGGTTCGCCAGATTCTAAAATTTTGGCCTCCATCctagttttgcaaaaattagaAGAATATGAGAACCCGGCCATCGTCAGGGAGGGACTGCTCATCCCCCTGAATGACGTCTTCTTCAGCTTGGGCGCGAACAAGTATGCCGGCGTGAAGAAGGGCACCCACAGCAACCACGGGGGTAGCAGCAACAACGGGAGTAGCGCCAACCACCACAACAACAGTTACAGCTACGGAAACAGCTACGGAAacggcgggggggggaaccacAGCAAGCCTATGCATAACCACCACCAATCGAACGCGCACAGCGACAGGTACTTCTCTCCCAACTCCATGCCCAACAGTCACTACGGCAggggctcctccccccacggGGTTAACGGCGGCGGCTACGGTGGAGGTGGAAGCCACCCGGACCACCACCGCGCGAACCATCACTACCCGAATGGCCACGACGACGGGAGCCACAGCCCCGCGAATAATAGCTACCCCTACGACGACCACGCGATGCAGAGTCATAGCAGTAACCACCACGGGGATGTGAGTAACCACCCTGCGGACCTAAGCAACCACCACGGGGATATGAGCAACCACCACGCGAACCTGAGCAACCACCATGCGAACCTGAGCAACCACCATAACTCACTGAAAAACCCAAACGATATGAAAGacaaggtggaaaaaatgttcctccAGCAGTTTTACAAATCCTTTCCCATTTCCTCCCTCCCCAAAATTTTATCCATCACTCAGCCGTACACCATCGAGCTGAACATGCCCGATGTGTATTTGGAAACGTTCGACTCGCagaataaaaatgggaaatctTTAATTGAAGAAATAATTGAGAAGTCCGGCTGCAACATCTCCATCTGCACGGACTCGAACGACTCCTCCTCCTACACCTTCATCCTCTCCATCACGGGTTCCCCCCTCGCCAACTCCATCGCCATCCTCATGATTCAGGCCAAAATATTTCAGTTCGACTGGTTCTGA